In Vibrio bathopelagicus, one DNA window encodes the following:
- a CDS encoding OmpP1/FadL family transporter, producing the protein MNKTFTYSLAATAIFTSLNAFASGLFLQEAVVANAGTTGAGDGVYTRSAAAMWTNPATMSHMGESKTTINTMAFDLEMKYQDNQDSSGDGKGHSVLPSFGAFHAHQVTDKLHLGIALGAVGGSSLDYGSDWAGAALLEDITLTAMQVNPSLSYKLNDQWSIGAGVQLSWAAFQQTTSMLTAKQDTDWAYGYNLGVMFTPTDKLKLGASYRSKLEHEFNNDVNGVINQGALNSLSTDIALPEIIDLSASYALNSQLDLLASVQFHRWSEWDTTVLDFGIAGSPVNGVPIERDWDDVWKFAVGADYQLNSDWRLKAGFSYETSPQDDPSMQWVDLPVGEQYRYSVGASTYWDDILIDVFYEYADLGSVDMNRNLASSDVNLLNGSFDGRIHFIGVSATF; encoded by the coding sequence ATGAACAAAACTTTTACTTACTCTCTAGCTGCCACTGCAATTTTTACTAGCTTAAATGCATTCGCAAGTGGCCTGTTTTTACAAGAGGCCGTTGTTGCCAACGCTGGTACTACTGGCGCTGGTGACGGTGTTTACACCCGATCTGCGGCGGCGATGTGGACGAACCCTGCCACCATGTCTCACATGGGCGAAAGCAAAACGACCATCAACACCATGGCGTTCGACCTTGAGATGAAATATCAAGATAATCAAGATTCTAGCGGTGATGGAAAAGGGCACTCAGTTCTTCCTTCATTTGGTGCCTTTCATGCCCATCAAGTCACAGATAAATTACACCTTGGTATTGCGTTAGGCGCTGTCGGTGGCTCAAGCTTAGATTACGGCAGTGATTGGGCGGGTGCTGCACTTCTAGAAGACATTACCCTAACTGCGATGCAAGTGAACCCATCACTGAGTTATAAGCTGAATGATCAGTGGTCAATAGGCGCAGGCGTTCAATTGAGTTGGGCTGCATTCCAACAAACGACGTCAATGCTTACTGCTAAGCAAGATACCGACTGGGCTTATGGTTATAACCTTGGTGTAATGTTCACGCCTACAGATAAACTCAAATTAGGTGCCAGTTACCGCTCTAAGCTAGAGCATGAATTTAACAATGATGTAAATGGCGTTATTAACCAAGGCGCATTGAATTCATTATCAACTGATATTGCTTTACCTGAAATTATCGACTTAAGTGCTAGTTATGCTTTGAACTCTCAGCTTGATCTACTTGCGAGCGTTCAGTTCCACCGTTGGAGTGAATGGGATACAACCGTTCTTGATTTTGGAATAGCAGGAAGTCCAGTTAACGGTGTCCCAATTGAACGTGATTGGGATGATGTATGGAAGTTTGCAGTAGGTGCGGATTACCAACTCAACTCAGATTGGCGTCTGAAAGCTGGCTTCTCTTACGAAACTTCTCCACAAGATGACCCTTCAATGCAGTGGGTGGATCTGCCAGTGGGTGAACAGTATCGCTACTCGGTAGGTGCATCTACCTACTGGGATGACATCTTAATTGACGTTTTCTATGAATATGCAGATTTAGGTTCAGTTGATATGAACCGTAATCTTGCTAGTAGTGATGTTAATTTGCTAAACGGCTCGTTCGATGGTCGTATCCACTTTATTGGTGTTAGCGCGACCTTCTAA
- the aspT gene encoding aspartate-alanine antiporter — MSFIIEQLRDYPFIALFLSLGFGYLIGKIKIGKFELGGIAGSLLVAVGLGQIGGIAISNEVKSIFFALFIFVVGYNGGPQFFSSFRLSSLTRLFASFVMTFVGLVTVVLLSKWAGLDKGLAAGLAAGGLTQSAIIGTAGNAIDQLNLAPDVTSTLKTNVAVGYSITYIFGSLGPILMMSLIPMVMGWNITKEAKKLAEKMGSGSKQLNEGEFSALNRVSSRAYQVTANSMFVGKSVVELEEAFDSDLTIEAIYRPYENSDSTLDITKNPILAADDKVYLTGLTQTFPKVTSLGIELGEFSEETNVVHTQKKVVLTNKKLAGITLRKLHDETNARIRRGVYITQLSRMGHDISTLPETELHLGDEITLVGQKDDLAKVEKKIGYNSPLPSVTDFVTMSFGMVLGYLIGEIGFTIGGSHIALGSGLGCLVSGLLVGYLRMRTPRMGSINHGAANFMQTFGLAVFVAVVGINAGAPALTAIKENGVTLLLLGVLVTLIPQILTFLFNYYVLKIKNPVEALAVVAGSRSANPAFASLLEKTQNSTPVPSFTMTYAVANIFLTLWGPIIVNLITKIS; from the coding sequence ATGTCATTTATTATTGAACAATTAAGAGACTATCCGTTTATAGCTCTATTCCTATCATTAGGATTTGGTTACTTAATCGGTAAAATTAAAATCGGTAAGTTTGAATTAGGTGGAATCGCAGGTTCACTTTTGGTTGCAGTAGGGCTTGGTCAAATCGGCGGAATCGCGATTTCCAACGAAGTAAAAAGCATCTTCTTTGCGTTATTTATATTCGTGGTAGGTTACAACGGCGGACCGCAGTTTTTCTCATCATTCCGCCTTTCATCATTAACACGCTTATTCGCTTCATTCGTGATGACGTTTGTAGGATTGGTAACGGTTGTGTTGCTCTCTAAATGGGCAGGACTAGACAAAGGTTTAGCGGCAGGTCTTGCGGCGGGTGGTTTAACACAATCAGCAATCATTGGTACTGCAGGTAACGCTATTGATCAGCTCAACCTCGCGCCCGATGTAACTTCAACACTCAAAACAAATGTAGCTGTAGGTTACTCGATCACATACATCTTCGGCTCTCTTGGCCCTATCTTGATGATGTCACTCATCCCTATGGTAATGGGCTGGAACATCACTAAAGAAGCGAAAAAGCTCGCAGAAAAAATGGGCTCTGGTAGCAAGCAACTCAATGAAGGCGAGTTCTCGGCATTAAACCGTGTGTCTTCTCGCGCTTATCAGGTCACGGCAAATTCGATGTTCGTGGGTAAAAGCGTTGTTGAACTAGAAGAAGCGTTCGATTCTGACCTAACGATTGAAGCCATCTACCGCCCATATGAAAATTCAGATTCAACGTTAGACATAACAAAGAACCCTATTTTAGCTGCCGACGACAAAGTCTACCTGACAGGCCTCACGCAAACCTTTCCAAAAGTGACCTCTCTTGGTATCGAGCTTGGCGAATTTAGCGAAGAAACCAATGTTGTTCATACGCAGAAGAAAGTCGTACTCACTAACAAAAAGTTAGCGGGTATCACGCTACGCAAGCTTCATGATGAAACCAACGCACGCATTCGTCGTGGTGTTTACATTACTCAACTGTCACGTATGGGCCATGACATTTCAACATTACCAGAGACCGAACTGCACCTAGGCGACGAAATCACACTCGTCGGCCAGAAAGACGATCTTGCCAAAGTCGAGAAGAAAATTGGCTATAACAGCCCACTTCCAAGTGTGACTGATTTTGTAACCATGTCCTTCGGTATGGTGTTGGGTTATCTGATCGGTGAAATTGGTTTTACGATTGGCGGCTCCCACATCGCACTGGGCTCTGGTTTAGGCTGCTTGGTCTCTGGGCTTTTGGTTGGCTACTTAAGAATGCGCACACCACGCATGGGCAGCATTAACCATGGCGCAGCTAATTTCATGCAAACCTTTGGCCTTGCTGTGTTCGTTGCCGTTGTTGGTATCAACGCTGGCGCTCCAGCACTGACTGCAATCAAAGAGAATGGCGTAACCCTGCTGCTACTTGGTGTGTTAGTAACACTTATTCCTCAGATACTTACGTTCCTATTCAACTACTACGTGCTGAAAATTAAGAACCCAGTAGAAGCCCTAGCTGTTGTCGCAGGTAGCCGCAGCGCTAACCCAGCATTCGCGTCGCTTCTAGAAAAAACACAGAACAGCACACCTGTACCGAGTTTCACCATGACTTACGCGGTTGCCAATATTTTCCTCACTTTATGGGGGCCAATTATCGTCAACCTAATTACCAAAATTTCTTAG
- a CDS encoding crotonase/enoyl-CoA hydratase family protein: MPNLERITCSIDENQIATVVLNRPDKLNAIDMAMFQGVNNMVSQLKKNTEIRAVIVKGSGTDFCSGLDVKSLLTSKSGAMKLLFKWLPTLPNAAQRFSLGWRDIPCPVIFAIHGRCWGGGLQLVSGGDFRIASPDANFSILEAKWGLIPDMGGAIAFRELMRKDHTLEMAMTAKVIDCETAKEYGLVTKIAEDPYAEAYALALECANRSPDVVAANKKLYNKTWWSSPGMAVFYETWYQIKVGLGKNRAIAAQREIHRDKPRPYVARKFK, encoded by the coding sequence GTTGAACCGACCAGATAAGCTCAATGCCATTGATATGGCGATGTTTCAAGGGGTGAATAACATGGTCAGTCAGTTGAAGAAGAACACCGAGATTCGAGCTGTGATCGTAAAAGGCAGTGGAACAGACTTTTGTTCAGGGCTTGATGTGAAGTCTTTGCTGACTAGCAAGTCTGGTGCGATGAAGCTTCTTTTTAAATGGCTACCGACATTGCCAAACGCCGCTCAACGTTTTTCATTAGGTTGGCGAGATATTCCGTGCCCAGTTATTTTTGCAATTCACGGACGTTGTTGGGGAGGAGGTCTGCAACTGGTCAGTGGTGGCGACTTTCGAATAGCCAGTCCAGACGCCAACTTTTCTATCTTAGAAGCTAAGTGGGGGCTGATTCCGGACATGGGCGGCGCCATCGCATTTCGAGAGTTGATGCGTAAAGATCACACGCTAGAAATGGCGATGACGGCCAAAGTGATCGATTGCGAAACAGCGAAAGAATATGGTTTGGTGACCAAAATTGCCGAAGATCCTTACGCTGAAGCCTATGCGTTGGCACTTGAGTGTGCGAATCGGTCGCCAGATGTTGTCGCTGCTAATAAGAAGCTCTACAACAAGACTTGGTGGTCGAGCCCTGGTATGGCTGTGTTCTATGAGACTTGGTATCAAATAAAGGTAGGGCTAGGTAAGAACAGGGCGATTGCTGCTCAACGTGAAATTCATAGAGACAAACCACGGCCATACGTTGCCAGGAAGTTTAAGTAG
- a CDS encoding bifunctional aspartate transaminase/aspartate 4-decarboxylase, giving the protein MKRTDEQRLETLSPFEVKNTLIDLAQHSHEKTMINAGRGNPNWVATAPREAFFQLGMFALEESKATFSGYQGFGGMGAKEDISLRFLQFCEKHEEQEGVQFLIEAFQFITEQYQVDSDELIYEWVGGILGNNYPVPDRMLKYSELIARKYIEQEMAGPQPLPAGKFDLFAVEGGTAAMVYIFNTLKSNRLLNKGDTIAIGAPIFTPYIEMPELEDYSLDKVEIMATEASAWQIPDSELEKLNDPSVKAFFLVNPSNPASVRLSDETLYKIAEIANRRPELILLTDDVYGTFTDNFTSLAMLAPKNTILVYSYSKYFGATGWRLGVIGVHEDNNFDRMIRDLPEDTRRTLTQRYQGIALEPSKIKFIDRLVADSRAVALNHTAGLSTPQQIQMTMFSLLSLMQGGEEYKRLAKQIVRRRYHTLMQKNLTAPIIAEGDQTGAFYYVEIDLKEIAQSIHSNDFFTWLEETYEPLDFLVRLAEEHGVIVMPGAGFDAPTWSLRVSLANLEEAQYANITQAMNTVMQSYVERFEATC; this is encoded by the coding sequence ATGAAACGCACAGATGAACAACGCCTAGAAACACTCAGCCCATTCGAAGTAAAAAATACACTGATCGACCTGGCTCAACATTCACACGAGAAAACAATGATCAATGCTGGTCGCGGCAACCCAAACTGGGTAGCGACAGCGCCACGTGAAGCCTTCTTCCAGTTAGGTATGTTTGCACTGGAAGAGTCGAAAGCGACCTTTTCTGGCTATCAAGGCTTTGGTGGTATGGGTGCAAAAGAGGACATTAGCCTACGTTTCCTCCAATTTTGTGAGAAACACGAAGAACAAGAAGGCGTTCAGTTCCTTATCGAGGCCTTCCAGTTCATTACTGAGCAATATCAGGTAGACAGCGATGAACTAATTTATGAATGGGTTGGCGGTATTTTGGGGAATAACTACCCTGTTCCCGACCGTATGCTTAAGTATTCAGAATTAATCGCTCGCAAATACATAGAGCAAGAAATGGCAGGCCCTCAGCCATTGCCTGCCGGTAAGTTTGACTTGTTCGCTGTTGAAGGTGGTACCGCGGCAATGGTTTATATTTTCAATACCTTGAAGAGTAACCGTTTACTAAACAAAGGCGATACCATTGCGATTGGCGCGCCGATTTTCACGCCTTACATCGAGATGCCAGAGCTTGAAGATTACTCGTTGGACAAAGTGGAAATCATGGCAACGGAAGCGTCGGCGTGGCAGATCCCTGATTCTGAATTAGAGAAGTTAAATGACCCAAGCGTAAAAGCGTTTTTCCTTGTCAACCCAAGCAACCCTGCATCGGTAAGGCTGAGTGATGAAACGCTGTACAAAATTGCAGAGATTGCTAACCGCCGCCCTGAACTCATCCTGCTTACTGATGATGTTTATGGCACCTTTACAGATAACTTCACTTCGTTGGCAATGCTTGCTCCTAAAAACACAATTCTTGTGTACTCATACTCTAAGTACTTTGGTGCGACAGGTTGGCGTTTAGGGGTGATTGGCGTACACGAAGACAACAACTTCGATCGCATGATTCGAGATCTTCCAGAAGACACTCGAAGAACATTAACTCAGCGATACCAAGGCATTGCACTTGAGCCAAGTAAGATTAAATTCATTGATCGCTTGGTGGCAGACAGTCGAGCAGTAGCACTGAACCATACCGCAGGTCTTTCTACTCCGCAGCAAATCCAGATGACAATGTTCTCGTTGTTGTCTCTAATGCAAGGCGGTGAAGAATATAAGCGCTTGGCTAAGCAGATTGTGCGCCGTCGCTACCACACGCTGATGCAGAAGAACTTGACGGCTCCAATCATTGCAGAGGGTGATCAAACCGGCGCATTTTATTACGTAGAGATTGATCTGAAAGAGATTGCTCAATCGATTCACAGCAACGATTTCTTCACATGGTTAGAAGAAACGTATGAACCATTGGATTTCTTGGTTCGCCTTGCGGAAGAACACGGCGTGATTGTGATGCCTGGGGCGGGTTTTGATGCGCCAACGTGGTCTCTGCGTGTGTCTCTAGCGAACCTAGAGGAAGCACAATACGCAAATATCACTCAGGCGATGAATACCGTAATGCAAAGCTACGTAGAGCGTTTCGAGGCAACTTGTTAA